A genomic stretch from Acidobacteriota bacterium includes:
- a CDS encoding GxxExxY protein, producing MRDLCDQIRQTAFDLHGYLRNGHLEKVYENGMAHRLRKIGLAVERQRALQVRDEDGAILGNYFADLFVENCLILELKACKVLTPEHAGQVLGYLRASGQRDAMLINFGSPRLEIKKFIL from the coding sequence ATGAGGGATTTGTGCGATCAGATCCGGCAGACGGCCTTCGACCTGCATGGATATCTTCGCAACGGGCATCTCGAGAAGGTATACGAAAACGGGATGGCCCACCGTCTGAGAAAAATTGGACTGGCTGTCGAACGACAAAGAGCCCTGCAGGTACGGGATGAGGACGGTGCGATCCTTGGCAACTACTTTGCTGACTTGTTTGTAGAAAACTGCCTCATCCTTGAATTGAAAGCCTGCAAAGTGCTGACTCCCGAACATGCCGGACAAGTGCTGGGCTATCTGCGTGCATCCGGTCAACGCGACGCCATGCTGATCAACTTCGGATCGCCACGACTGGAAATCAAGAAATTCATTTTGTGA
- the pilM gene encoding type IV pilus assembly protein PilM gives MGLFSGAESLAGLDLGSSAVKAVELRRVRSGFELVRAGLEPLEPGAVAEGAIEDADSVSAAIRRVFSRSRIRSRRVATSVSGNSVIVKKLTLPAMSREELEESIQWEARQVIPFDLSDVHLDHQVLASVTGRDDTQVLLVAARKERIASRLQAIAGAGLSPVIVDVDGFALQNAYEANYGPGSSVTAALLHIGAGVTNVVVTRGGLPLFTRDLSAGGHQLTELLQKQLGIGFEEAERLKKESAVEALEACPSAALLQSATETLVLEIRKTLDLFEAADEGESIQRVYVSGGCSELAGLIDRMQNGLDLPLEPLDPFRSIAVGRGVGEETLYRKAPSLAVAVGLALRGFHD, from the coding sequence ATGGGTCTGTTTTCCGGAGCCGAATCCCTGGCAGGCCTGGACTTGGGATCCAGCGCCGTCAAGGCGGTGGAACTGCGCCGTGTCCGGTCCGGTTTCGAGTTGGTTCGAGCCGGGCTGGAGCCCCTGGAGCCGGGGGCGGTGGCCGAGGGGGCCATCGAGGATGCGGACTCGGTGTCAGCAGCCATCCGCAGGGTCTTCAGCCGCAGCCGGATCAGGTCCCGAAGGGTGGCCACCTCGGTTTCGGGAAACTCGGTGATCGTCAAGAAGCTCACCCTGCCGGCGATGAGCCGGGAAGAACTGGAGGAATCCATCCAGTGGGAAGCCCGGCAGGTCATTCCCTTCGATCTGTCGGACGTGCATCTGGACCACCAGGTTCTGGCAAGCGTCACCGGCAGGGACGACACCCAGGTTCTGCTGGTGGCAGCCCGCAAGGAGAGGATTGCGAGCCGCCTCCAGGCCATCGCCGGGGCCGGCCTCTCTCCCGTGATCGTGGATGTGGACGGCTTTGCCCTGCAGAACGCCTACGAGGCCAACTACGGTCCCGGCTCCTCGGTTACGGCCGCCCTGCTCCATATCGGAGCCGGCGTCACCAACGTGGTGGTGACCCGGGGCGGCCTCCCGCTGTTTACCCGTGACTTGTCGGCAGGCGGCCACCAGTTGACCGAATTGCTGCAGAAGCAGCTCGGGATCGGTTTCGAGGAAGCCGAGCGGTTGAAAAAGGAGAGCGCGGTGGAAGCCCTGGAAGCCTGTCCGTCGGCCGCACTTCTCCAATCGGCGACGGAGACCCTGGTGCTGGAGATTCGCAAGACCCTGGACCTGTTTGAAGCCGCCGACGAGGGCGAATCCATACAGCGGGTGTACGTGAGTGGCGGGTGCTCCGAACTGGCGGGGCTGATCGACCGGATGCAGAACGGGCTCGATCTTCCCCTGGAGCCCTTGGACCCCTTCAGGAGCATTGCCGTCGGGAGAGGTGTCGGGGAGGAGACTCTCTACCGGAAGGCTCCCAGCCTGGCGGTGGCGGTGGGTCTGGCTCTAAGGGGCTTCCATGATTAG
- a CDS encoding HEAT repeat domain-containing protein: protein MSVSCRARKEFCRILLVGLASGLLLLCPAGAPLVPFAMGDSIEGLREKLKSKKAGDRRKAARELGETLSREATPPLLGAVGDKDPEVRRAAVKSLGLIRDTGAVTMLLKALEDGVPEVRREAVIALVNLYTEKDASSFLTREAKRLYARLNPFSGPVPSDDTVIEPDVKVAPAVIDGIAARLRDSHREVRFYAANALGVLRGKAAIPKMVEGMNGAEPNLQVAILRAFYKIRDRSVAGEVQPYLLNTNKKVRNEALLTLGLFKSLEALPQIQTLYDQNPGRDVRLNCLEAMALIGDPRSLPVFRRHLSDGGPRYRQFAAEGIGRAGDDSVAGDVSKAFLAEKKPAPRLAMSFALYGLGRTEYLDQMVAALKERTIHQQAQAYLLELKTRVAPELVNYLNDSNPLIRRRLCLVLGQIGDSATAEKLRPLLKDDDTGVVSEATRALRRIGAR from the coding sequence ATGAGCGTTTCCTGCAGGGCGAGAAAAGAGTTCTGCCGCATCCTGCTGGTGGGCCTGGCGAGTGGATTGCTCCTCCTGTGCCCCGCCGGAGCCCCGCTGGTCCCCTTTGCCATGGGGGATTCTATTGAGGGACTGCGAGAAAAGCTGAAAAGCAAGAAGGCCGGTGACCGCAGGAAGGCGGCCCGCGAGCTTGGCGAGACGCTCAGCCGGGAGGCTACGCCCCCGCTGCTGGGGGCGGTAGGGGACAAGGATCCCGAGGTTCGCCGCGCAGCCGTCAAGTCCTTGGGTCTGATCAGGGATACCGGCGCCGTCACCATGCTGTTGAAGGCTCTCGAGGACGGGGTGCCCGAAGTTCGCCGGGAGGCCGTCATCGCCCTGGTCAACCTCTATACCGAGAAGGACGCCAGCTCTTTCCTGACCCGGGAGGCCAAGCGCCTCTACGCGCGGCTGAATCCCTTCAGCGGCCCGGTACCCAGCGACGACACCGTCATCGAGCCCGACGTGAAGGTGGCTCCGGCGGTCATTGACGGCATTGCCGCGCGCCTGCGCGACTCCCATAGAGAGGTACGCTTCTATGCGGCCAACGCCTTGGGGGTGTTGCGTGGAAAGGCGGCCATTCCCAAGATGGTGGAGGGGATGAACGGCGCCGAGCCCAATCTGCAGGTGGCCATTCTGCGGGCGTTCTACAAGATCAGGGACCGCTCGGTGGCAGGGGAGGTCCAGCCCTATCTTCTGAACACCAACAAGAAGGTGCGCAACGAGGCCCTCCTGACCCTGGGCCTGTTCAAGAGCCTGGAGGCGCTGCCTCAGATTCAGACACTCTACGACCAGAATCCCGGCCGCGATGTCCGGCTGAATTGCTTGGAGGCCATGGCGCTCATCGGCGACCCCAGATCGCTGCCCGTGTTTCGGCGCCACCTGAGCGACGGAGGTCCCAGGTACCGCCAGTTTGCCGCCGAGGGCATCGGCCGGGCGGGAGATGATTCGGTGGCGGGGGATGTGTCGAAGGCCTTTCTGGCCGAGAAGAAGCCCGCCCCTCGGCTGGCCATGAGCTTTGCTCTCTACGGCCTGGGACGCACGGAGTACCTGGACCAGATGGTGGCGGCCCTCAAGGAGCGGACGATCCACCAGCAAGCCCAGGCCTACCTGCTCGAATTGAAGACGCGGGTGGCGCCGGAGCTGGTGAACTACCTGAATGACAGCAACCCCTTGATCCGCAGGCGACTCTGCCTGGTCCTGGGGCAGATCGGGGACAGCGCTACCGCCGAGAAACTGCGGCCCCTTTTGAAGGACGACGACACCGGGGTGGTGTCGGAAGCCACCCGGGCCCTGCGCCGCATCGGGGCGCGGTAA
- a CDS encoding DUF2085 domain-containing protein, with the protein MNPTHSSRQSRRRWPWPLLLAGSGICCAAILLFPWLVLQGEAGVALSVRFLFSHLCHQDPQRSLSLAGVFLPVCTRCLALYLGGFLGVLLAAPVRGHAGWILGHRALLLGPLLLTALDAGLDLAGVWHSTLWSRVVTGGLAGTALGLYVTLYLECRPLARPVPHRGNMGQ; encoded by the coding sequence ATGAACCCCACCCATTCTTCCCGACAGTCCCGCCGTCGCTGGCCTTGGCCACTTCTGCTGGCGGGTTCCGGGATTTGCTGCGCCGCCATTCTGCTGTTCCCCTGGCTGGTTCTCCAGGGAGAGGCCGGGGTGGCCCTGTCGGTTCGGTTCCTCTTTTCCCACCTCTGCCACCAGGACCCCCAACGGTCCCTCAGCCTTGCGGGCGTCTTCCTGCCGGTATGCACCCGCTGCCTGGCTCTCTACCTGGGCGGGTTCCTGGGCGTGCTGCTGGCTGCGCCGGTCCGGGGGCACGCGGGCTGGATTCTGGGCCATCGGGCCCTGCTGCTGGGCCCGCTCCTGCTCACCGCCCTGGACGCCGGCCTGGACCTGGCGGGAGTGTGGCACAGCACCCTCTGGTCGCGGGTCGTCACCGGCGGTCTGGCAGGCACGGCGTTGGGGCTCTATGTGACGCTGTACCTGGAGTGCCGACCCCTCGCGCGGCCTGTACCCCACCGCGGGAATATGGGACAATGA
- the tnpA gene encoding IS200/IS605 family transposase yields the protein MASYTKLTYHVVFGTKYRAKSIRQQIREPLYQYIAHVIRDRSGHLIEIGGIEDHLHVLANFSPTSSVSDMVRDIKANAARWVNGLTETKNRLAWQKGFSAFTVSSSSITPVRAYILNQREHHRTCTFEEEYTELLKRHQIEFDPRYLFEAEHRG from the coding sequence GTGGCCAGCTACACCAAACTGACCTACCACGTAGTGTTTGGCACCAAATACCGCGCCAAATCGATTCGGCAGCAGATCCGGGAGCCGCTCTACCAGTATATCGCACACGTTATTCGGGACCGGTCAGGACATCTGATAGAAATCGGCGGCATTGAAGACCATTTGCACGTGCTGGCCAATTTTTCGCCGACAAGCTCCGTGTCCGACATGGTTCGGGATATCAAGGCCAACGCCGCACGATGGGTTAACGGACTCACAGAAACCAAGAATCGCCTGGCATGGCAAAAGGGCTTCAGCGCGTTCACCGTGAGCTCTTCCAGTATCACACCCGTTCGAGCCTACATCCTCAATCAGCGCGAACATCATCGGACGTGCACCTTCGAAGAAGAATACACCGAACTCCTTAAACGCCACCAAATCGAGTTCGACCCTCGCTACCTGTTCGAAGCCGAACACCGAGGGTGA